One stretch of Balneola sp. MJW-20 DNA includes these proteins:
- a CDS encoding DUF423 domain-containing protein, translated as MNNPKVVIAIAAFLMAIAVAAGAFGAHALRNVLSPERMETWEIAVLYHSFHALGLILIALAGNYFQVDVGIPTSLILGGILVFSGSLYALCLTNTGWLGAITPIGGLAFITGWIWLGVQLILAEPGSGS; from the coding sequence ATGAATAATCCAAAGGTGGTGATCGCAATTGCAGCTTTCCTTATGGCTATAGCTGTTGCCGCCGGGGCATTTGGTGCTCATGCACTACGGAATGTGCTTAGTCCTGAAAGAATGGAAACCTGGGAAATTGCTGTACTTTATCATTCATTTCATGCACTGGGACTCATCCTCATAGCCCTTGCAGGAAATTATTTTCAGGTAGATGTGGGTATCCCGACTTCACTCATCCTGGGGGGCATCCTTGTTTTTTCCGGAAGTCTGTACGCACTTTGCCTGACCAATACCGGCTGGCTGGGAGCGATCACACCTATCGGCGGACTTGCTTTCATTACAGGATGGATCTGGCTTGGCGTTCAACTGATCCTGGCTGAACCCGGTAGCGGAAGCTGA
- a CDS encoding MmcQ/YjbR family DNA-binding protein: protein MDIQTFYEFCMSLPGTSDGFPFDEDTLVLKVMGKIFAITNVEKFNGINLKCDPVKAIEYRAEYEEVQPGYHTNKKHWNFVDPRGSLDDELLFNMIEDSYNLVAATLPKKLKEELDALSG from the coding sequence ATGGACATTCAGACCTTTTACGAATTCTGTATGAGTCTCCCGGGAACTTCTGATGGCTTTCCCTTTGACGAAGATACACTGGTACTCAAAGTCATGGGTAAGATATTTGCCATTACCAATGTGGAGAAGTTCAATGGCATCAACCTGAAATGTGATCCTGTAAAAGCCATCGAATACAGAGCAGAATATGAAGAGGTTCAACCCGGTTATCATACTAATAAAAAGCACTGGAATTTTGTGGATCCCCGGGGTTCACTGGACGATGAATTGCTATTCAACATGATTGAGGATTCTTATAACCTGGTAGCTGCCACACTCCCTAAAAAGCTAAAAGAAGAACTGGACGCATTATCGGGATGA
- a CDS encoding DUF6787 family protein: MVERLKKRWKIESTLQVFVILIVFACTGFTSLYIKKYLFAIFGVENTDPFWYRTIIWILTVLPAYNVLLLIYGTLFGQYRFFVHFLKKTFGRLIPGMSSSR; encoded by the coding sequence ATGGTAGAAAGGCTAAAAAAACGATGGAAGATAGAAAGTACCCTGCAGGTGTTCGTGATCCTGATCGTTTTTGCGTGTACAGGTTTTACTTCATTATATATCAAAAAGTATCTGTTTGCGATCTTTGGAGTGGAAAATACAGATCCGTTCTGGTACCGTACCATCATTTGGATCTTAACAGTTTTGCCGGCCTATAATGTGTTGCTGCTGATCTATGGCACCCTTTTTGGCCAATACCGGTTTTTTGTGCATTTCCTCAAAAAAACCTTTGGCCGGCTGATTCCCGGAATGAGTTCATCCCGATAA
- a CDS encoding aquaporin, producing the protein MRELLMETVGTFFLVLAIGLTGDIYTIGIILTAVTYLGYNLSGSHFNPIISFALYLRKEIRLNTFLFYTLSQFTGAFLAFALIYYFAGTVFYMDTPSGSDVYQQVVAEALFAFLFTLVFIYLQLSPRQKHSYFNGIIIGITFSGVIALVHQISGGYVHPFVFLGSAAVDLVKGGNSYELAHIFTIPSLTGATIAAWIYSYLKD; encoded by the coding sequence ATGCGTGAACTTTTAATGGAGACTGTAGGTACATTTTTTCTTGTACTCGCGATCGGGCTTACCGGTGATATTTATACGATTGGAATCATACTAACTGCAGTAACCTACCTGGGTTATAATTTATCCGGCTCCCATTTCAATCCTATTATAAGTTTTGCTCTTTATCTTCGTAAAGAGATCCGACTGAACACCTTTCTTTTCTACACTCTTTCCCAGTTCACAGGTGCTTTTCTGGCTTTTGCTTTGATCTATTACTTTGCCGGCACCGTTTTTTATATGGATACCCCGAGTGGCTCGGATGTTTATCAACAGGTTGTAGCTGAAGCACTTTTTGCTTTTCTATTTACATTGGTGTTTATCTACCTGCAATTGTCACCGAGACAGAAACACAGTTATTTTAACGGTATCATTATAGGTATTACTTTTTCCGGTGTCATTGCTTTGGTACACCAGATCTCCGGCGGGTATGTTCACCCATTTGTATTCCTTGGCAGCGCAGCCGTTGATCTTGTGAAGGGAGGAAATTCTTATGAGCTGGCTCATATTTTCACTATTCCCTCTTTAACCGGGGCTACCATTGCCGCCTGGATCTATTCTTATTTAAAGGACTGA